In one window of Arachis ipaensis cultivar K30076 chromosome B06, Araip1.1, whole genome shotgun sequence DNA:
- the LOC107645924 gene encoding serine/threonine-protein phosphatase PP1 → MMMTIEGMMEKGVLDDVIRRLLEGKGGKQVQLSESEIRQLCVNARQIFLSQPILLDLQAPIRIGGDIHGQYQDLLRLFEYGGYPPTANYLFLGDYVDRGKQSLETICLLLAYKIRYPDKVHLLRGNHEDAKINRIYGFYDECKRRFNVRLWKIFTDCFNCLPVAALIDGKILCMHGGLSPELQTLDQIREISRPTEIPDSGLLCDLLWSDPDPSLDGWADSDRGISCTFGPNAVTEFLDKNDLDLVCRGHQVVEDGYEFFAKRRLVTIFSAPNYGGEFDNAGALLSVDESLVCSFEILKPVDKGSSSKVTLKKPPKLGKV, encoded by the exons ATGATGATGACAATAGAGGGAATGATGGAGAAGGGGGTTCTGGATGACGTCATTAGGAGGCTGCTTGAAGGCAAGGGAGGCAAGCAAGTTCAGCTCTCGGAGTCTGAGATCCGTCAGCTTTGCGTCAACGCCAGACAAATCTTCCTCTCTCAGCCCATCCTCCTCGACCTCCAGGCTCCCATCCGCATCGGCG GTGACATACACGGGCAGTACCAAGACTTGCTGAGGCTTTTCGAATACGGCGGTTATCCTCCCACGGCCAACTACCTCTTCTTGGGGGATTATGTAGACAGAGGCAAGCAGAGCTTGGAGACCATATGCCTGCTTTTGGCCTACAAGATAAGATATCCTGACAAGGTTCACCTGCTCAGAGGAAACCATGAAGACGCGAAAATAAACCGGATATACGGTTTCTACGATGAgtgtaaaaggaggttcaatgttAGGCTGTGGAAGATATTTACAGATTGCTTTAACTGTTTGCCGGTTGCTGCACTCATTGATGGAAAAATTCTCTGTATGCATGGAGGACTCTCTCCTGAATTGCAAACTTTGGATCAGATAAGGGAGATTTCAAGGCCTACTGAGATTCCAGATAGCGGTCTACTCTGCGATCTGCTCTGGTCCGATCCCGATCCCAGTCTCGACGGTTGGGCAGACAGCGACCGAGGCATTTCCTGCACTTTTGGTCCTAATGCAGTCACCGAGTTTTTGGACAAAAATGATCTTGATCTCGTTTGCAGAGGTCATCAG GTTGTGGAGGATGGATATGAATTTTTCGCTAAACGGCGATTAGTTACCATATTCTCTGCTCCAAATTATGGTGGCGAGTTTGACAATGCTGGTGCATTGTTGAGCGTTGATGAATCTCTTGTTTGTTCCTTTGAGATATTGAAACCGGTGGATAAAGGATCCTCATCAAAGGTCACTCTTAAAAAG CCCCCTAAACTTGGCAAGGTATAG
- the LOC107645922 gene encoding dormancy-associated protein homolog 3 isoform X1, producing the protein MGLLDQLWDDTVAGPRPESGLGKLRKHHTFTFRSSSGKESEIGSMRSYGDESSEETMRVTRSIMIAKPPGYQSGSPPISPAGSTPPVSPFSGEGLESRFGFEENRHQMRTRREARTDQALLLLSMCEK; encoded by the exons ATGGGCCTTCTCGACCAGTTGTGGGATGACACCGTCGCCGGCCCTCGGCCGGAGAGCGGTCTCGGGAAGCTCCGAAAGCACCACACCTTCACTTTCCGTTCAAGCTCCGGCAAGG AATCAGAGATTGGGAGCATGAGATCGTACGGCGACGAATCGTCGGAGGAAACGATGAGAGTAACTCGTAGTATCATGATCGCGAAACCGCCGGGGTACCAGAGTGGATCACCGCCGATTTCCCCCGCGGGTTCTACTCCTCCGGTGTCTCCGTTTTCCGGTGAG GGTCTAGAGAGTCGTTTCGGTTTCGAAGAAAATCGGCATCAGATGCGTACGAGAAGAGAGGCCAGAACAGATCAAGCACTTCTACTCCTTTCGATGTGTGAGAAATAA
- the LOC107645922 gene encoding dormancy-associated protein homolog 3 isoform X2, whose protein sequence is MGLLDQLWDDTVAGPRPESGLGKLRKHHTFTFRSSSGKESEIGSMRSYGDESSEETMRVTRSIMIAKPPGYQSGSPPISPAGSTPPVSPFSGSRESFRFRRKSASDAYEKRGQNRSSTSTPFDV, encoded by the exons ATGGGCCTTCTCGACCAGTTGTGGGATGACACCGTCGCCGGCCCTCGGCCGGAGAGCGGTCTCGGGAAGCTCCGAAAGCACCACACCTTCACTTTCCGTTCAAGCTCCGGCAAGG AATCAGAGATTGGGAGCATGAGATCGTACGGCGACGAATCGTCGGAGGAAACGATGAGAGTAACTCGTAGTATCATGATCGCGAAACCGCCGGGGTACCAGAGTGGATCACCGCCGATTTCCCCCGCGGGTTCTACTCCTCCGGTGTCTCCGTTTTCCG GGTCTAGAGAGTCGTTTCGGTTTCGAAGAAAATCGGCATCAGATGCGTACGAGAAGAGAGGCCAGAACAGATCAAGCACTTCTACTCCTTTCGATGTGTGA